The following proteins come from a genomic window of Phnomibacter ginsenosidimutans:
- the xylA gene encoding xylose isomerase: MAIVIGQQEYFKGIGAIGYEGPKTDNPLAFRWYNADAVVAGKTMKEHLRFACAYWHSFCGSGADPFGEPTHLFPWNNHDDAIERAKDKADAAFEFMTKLGLPFYCFHDVDAVDFGNNVLENEDRLQAVTAYLKHKQDESGIQLLWGTANLFSNRRYMNGAATNPDFHVLAHAGAQVKAALDATISLGGQNYVFWGGREGYMSLLNTNMKREKEHLARFLHMAKDYARANGFTGTFFIEPKPCEPSKHQYDYDSETVIGFLRQFDLLNDFKLNIEVNHATLAGHTFQHELQIAADAGMLGSIDANRGDYQNGWDTDQFPNNVPELTEAMLVILEAGGFAGGGINFDAKIRRNSTDPEDLFLAHIGGMDAFARALVAADAILQHGVYSQFRKDRYESFDSAEGLAFEQGKLSLSDLKAFAVAHGEPAMKSGKQEYLENLINRFV, translated from the coding sequence ATGGCGATTGTAATTGGCCAACAAGAGTATTTTAAGGGCATTGGTGCCATTGGGTACGAAGGACCTAAAACGGATAATCCACTAGCATTTCGCTGGTACAATGCCGACGCTGTAGTGGCTGGCAAAACCATGAAAGAACACCTGCGCTTTGCCTGTGCGTATTGGCATAGCTTCTGTGGTAGCGGCGCCGATCCTTTTGGTGAACCCACGCATTTGTTTCCCTGGAACAATCACGACGATGCTATTGAACGGGCCAAAGACAAAGCCGATGCGGCCTTTGAATTCATGACCAAATTGGGCTTGCCGTTTTATTGTTTTCATGATGTAGATGCGGTAGACTTTGGCAACAATGTGCTGGAAAATGAAGACCGTTTGCAAGCCGTCACTGCTTACCTCAAACACAAACAGGATGAAAGCGGCATACAATTGCTGTGGGGTACGGCCAATTTGTTTAGCAACCGCCGCTATATGAATGGTGCTGCTACCAATCCCGATTTTCATGTATTGGCACATGCCGGGGCACAGGTGAAGGCTGCGTTGGATGCTACTATTTCATTGGGCGGGCAGAACTATGTGTTTTGGGGTGGCCGCGAAGGCTATATGAGTTTGCTCAACACCAACATGAAACGGGAAAAAGAACACCTGGCCCGTTTTCTGCACATGGCTAAAGATTATGCCCGTGCCAATGGGTTTACCGGTACTTTCTTTATTGAACCAAAGCCTTGCGAACCCAGCAAGCATCAATATGATTATGACAGTGAAACCGTGATTGGCTTTCTGCGCCAGTTTGATTTGCTCAACGATTTTAAACTGAATATTGAAGTAAACCATGCCACGCTGGCCGGGCACACTTTTCAGCACGAACTACAGATTGCTGCAGATGCAGGCATGCTCGGCAGCATTGATGCCAACCGCGGCGATTATCAAAACGGTTGGGATACCGATCAGTTTCCCAACAACGTGCCCGAATTGACAGAGGCCATGCTGGTGATACTGGAGGCTGGCGGTTTTGCCGGTGGCGGCATCAACTTCGATGCGAAAATCCGCCGCAACTCTACCGATCCGGAAGATTTGTTTTTGGCACACATTGGTGGCATGGATGCTTTTGCACGTGCATTAGTTGCAGCAGACGCCATTTTGCAACACGGAGTGTACAGCCAGTTCAGAAAAGACCGTTATGAAAGTTTCGATAGTGCTGAAGGATTGGCATTTGAGCAAGGCAAGTTGTCGCTCAGCGATTTGAAAGCATTTGCGGTAGCACATGGCGAGCCTGCCATGAAGAGCGGCAAACAAGAATACCTCGAAAATTTAATTAACCGATTTGTATAG
- the galK gene encoding galactokinase: MFAEKFQQQPTVVTASPGRINLIGEHTDYNHGFVLPAAIQFKVCVLLAPNVTGSIRMYSASHQQSFETIGSAHLQASDLQWPNYILGVIEQLQKQHPVINGIDLLIAGDVPVGAGVSSSAALECATVFALNEHFNFGHSKLEMVQMAQAAENEFVGVKCGIMDQFASMFGKAGHVIKLDCDSLEYEYFPFDAAGLEIVLLDTQVKHSLASSEYNTRRKECETGFGILQSNFASVKTFRDVTEDMLQQCKDSMGEKVYNRCLYVVQENARLAAACDDLLANNLASFGQRMFGTHHGLSKLYEVSCAELDFIADACQQQPAVIGARMMGGGFGGCVIALVKAGEVDHLLAAIAPAYQQQFGVAMGVHRVAIGDGTRRIV, encoded by the coding sequence TTGTTTGCCGAAAAATTTCAGCAGCAACCCACGGTCGTTACAGCATCGCCCGGGCGTATAAATTTGATAGGGGAGCATACCGATTATAACCATGGATTTGTACTACCCGCTGCCATTCAGTTTAAAGTTTGTGTGTTGCTGGCGCCGAATGTTACTGGTAGCATTCGCATGTATTCTGCCAGTCATCAGCAATCCTTTGAAACAATCGGGAGTGCTCATTTGCAAGCTTCGGATTTGCAGTGGCCTAATTATATATTAGGCGTTATAGAGCAGTTGCAAAAGCAGCATCCTGTCATCAACGGCATTGATTTGCTGATAGCTGGCGATGTACCCGTGGGTGCTGGTGTATCATCATCGGCAGCGTTGGAGTGTGCCACAGTTTTTGCGTTGAATGAGCATTTCAACTTTGGTCACAGCAAGTTGGAGATGGTACAAATGGCGCAGGCTGCAGAAAATGAATTTGTAGGTGTAAAGTGCGGCATCATGGATCAGTTTGCCAGCATGTTTGGCAAAGCGGGTCATGTTATCAAACTCGATTGTGATTCGCTGGAATATGAATATTTCCCATTTGATGCAGCAGGCTTAGAAATTGTACTGCTCGATACACAGGTAAAACATTCGCTGGCCAGCTCGGAGTACAATACCCGCCGCAAGGAATGCGAAACGGGCTTTGGTATTCTGCAATCGAATTTCGCATCTGTAAAAACATTTAGAGATGTAACGGAAGACATGCTGCAGCAATGCAAAGACAGCATGGGTGAAAAAGTGTACAACCGATGCTTGTACGTAGTGCAGGAAAATGCAAGACTGGCAGCGGCCTGTGATGATTTGCTGGCTAATAATCTTGCCTCTTTTGGGCAGCGCATGTTTGGCACTCACCATGGGCTGAGCAAATTGTATGAAGTGAGTTGTGCAGAGCTTGATTTTATAGCGGATGCCTGCCAGCAACAACCAGCAGTGATTGGTGCCCGCATGATGGGTGGCGGTTTTGGCGGTTGCGTAATTGCACTGGTAAAGGCCGGCGAAGTAGATCATCTGCTGGCCGCAATTGCACCTGCATATCAGCAGCAGTTTGGTGTAGCTATGGGGGTGCATCGGGTAGCCATTGGCGATGGCACCCGACGTATAGTGTAA